The Triticum aestivum cultivar Chinese Spring chromosome 3A, IWGSC CS RefSeq v2.1, whole genome shotgun sequence genome includes a region encoding these proteins:
- the LOC123060765 gene encoding probable membrane-associated kinase regulator 2: MESFSLLKYLRGGAVAGNQRTAVPATTIAALACEEGGEGGGSGGGADVVEDDAAFFDLEFAVPGDESAASDAEEERVEFNFSVAGDAASGGEVVAVEPVVPVSEAENGVGKEAEPAATAEAPAASFLRPATKFRVLLLKLRKPKVPVPAEGNAGGAAGGSPAPKTNRFLIKFRVDDAPFVSLFTRDNSSRTSDAGAGTGAARPAVQAPQPSDAVAITAEERRFAKEVMLKYLNKIKPLYVKVSRRYGERLRFAGASEGEETDAEPEPSPTPSATPSPAPSQPRAAPAPPPQPVVVACGVRAPRASVPAGLKQACKRLGKSRSASSAVAAAPSPSATSPTPAQPQRRDDSLLQLQDGIQGAIAHCKRSFNASKGSESPLLRSMTEPKADGAADTKDGVDGA, encoded by the exons ATGGAGTCGTTCAGCCTTCTCAAGTACCTGCGCGGCGGAGCGGTCGCCGGCAACCAACGCACGGCCGTGCCGGCCACGACCATTGCCGCGTTGGCGTGTGAGGAAGGTGGTGAAGGGGGTGGAAGTGGTGGGGGCGCGGACGTGGTGGAAGACGACGCGGCCTTCTTCGACCTCGAGTTCGCGGTGCCGGGCGACGAGAGCGCCGCGTCGGACGCGGAGGAAGAGAGGGTCGAGTTCAACTTCTCCGTCGCCGGCGATGCCGCGTCCGGCGGCGAGGTGGTGGCCGTGGAGCCGGTGGTGCCGGTCAGTGAGGCTGAGAACGGCGTCGGGAAGGAGGCGGAGCCTGCTGCGACGGCGGAGGCCCCGGCGGCGTCGTTCCTCCGTCCGGCGACCAAGTTCCGCGTGCTTCTGCTTAAGCTGAGGAAGCCGAAGGTTCCCGTTCCGGCGGAGGGCAACGCGGGTGGTGCTGCCGGCGGTTCCCCGGCGCCCAAGACGAACCGCTTCTTGATCAAGTTCCGGGTGGACGACGCGCCGTTTGTGTCGCTCTTCACGCGTGACAACAGCTCTCGCACCTCCGACGCCGGCGCTGGCACCGGCGCGGCCAGGCCGGCGGTGCAGGCACCTCAGCCTTCCGACGCGGTGGCGATCACCGCCGAGGAGCGGCGCTTCGCCAAGGAGGTTATGCTCAAGTACCTGAACAAAATCAAGCCCCTGTACGTCAAGGTCTCCCGCCGCTACGGCGAGCGCCTACGGTTCGCCGGCGCCAGCGAGGGCGAGGAGACGGACGCGGAGCCCGAACCCTCGCCGACCCCTTCCGCGACACCCTCCCCCGCCCCCTCCCAGCCTCGTGCGGCACCTGCCCCGCCGCCACAGCCCGTCGTCGTCGCGTGCGGCGTGCGCGCTCCGCGCGCCAGCGTGCCGGCCGGCCTGAAGCAGGCGTGCAAGCGCCTCGGCAAGAGCCGCTCCGCGTCCTCCGCCGTGGCGGccgcgccgtcgccgtcggccACATCACCGACCCCCGCGCAGCCGCAGCGCCGCGACGACTCGCTGCTGCAGCTGCAGGACGGCATCCAGGGCGCCATTGCGCACTGCAAGCGCTCCTTCAACGCGTCCAAAG GGTCCGAGTCGCCGCTGCTGAGGTCCATGACGGAGCCGAAGGCCGACGGCGCGGCCGACACCAAGGACGGCGTCGACGGCGCGTGA